Within Xanthomonas oryzae pv. oryzae, the genomic segment CGCAGACGCACCAGTGCTTGAGCCTCTCGCGCATCACGTTGATCTGCTTTCGGTCAAGCGCCTCGCGCAACTGCTCCTTGTAGAGCCACGCGCGGGCCGTCCGTGTGAGCTTGGGTGCCGTGATCAGCCCGTGCAATGCTGCGCCGGCCGTCGGTTTGAGGCTGAAGACATCCTTGAGCAGCGTCCAGCGCATGCCCTTGAGGGACTTCTCGGTGCGCTGCTCGATGCGCCTGGTTTTGTCCACGGCCGCGTTCGCATGTCCGACAACGTGGAACTTGTCGAAGGTGATCTGCGCGTTGGGCAACTGCTCGCTTACGCCCTTGATGAACGCGGGCGACATGTCGATGCTCACCGAGGTGATCTGTTCGGGAGGGCAGCCATGAGCTGCCAGATCGTCAGCCAGCGCCTTCACGGCTTTGGCGTCCCGCCCCTCAGTCACGAAGATCACGCGTCGCGCCTGGGCGTCGGCAGCCAAGGTCACATAGTCGTGGCCGCGAGCGCGCGACGTCTCGTCGATGGCCAGCGACGTGACGTCGCTGAAGTCGGCCTGCTCCAGGGCCATCTCGACGTAGCGGTTGCACACCTGCATGCACCGGTACGCCGACTCGCCCACGATGCGCGCAACGGCCGCGAACGGCATCTGCTGCGACAACATCAGCACCAGCGCCTCGAACAACAGCGTGAAGCCCGACAACCGCCCAGCGAAGTCCGGCTCGACCAGGCGAACCGATCCGTCCCCAAGCTTCACACGCGGCGTGCGAACCTTCAGGTAGCACTCGTGCTGGAAAAAGTTCAGGTGCCGGTAGGTCTTGACCACGGTGTCATGAACCGGATGCAGCCCCTTTTGGCCCGATACCTTGAACCTCGTGCCCGGCTTGAAGTCCACCGGCACCGTCAACACCTTGGTCGCTTCGTCGAACTCGACCGCGCCTACCGACCACGGCGCGCCGATCCCCAGCGCCGCTTCAAACACCTTGGCCGTCATCCCAATCCCCGCGTCAGTGGTAAACCACCCGAAATCCTACCCACTCAAATTTTCAGAGAGCCACCATTTCAGCCATCCCGACATCTCCCAGGCCGGCTACGCATCGCTCAATCCATGGCGCGGCAGGAAGGGCGCAGGGCTGCGTGTCCGCCACCGTATTCGGAGCAGGGCCTCCTGCATGACGGGAGGGGCATCACGACGCGTTGCTGTCACAAGAGCGGCAAATTGCCGCAGATGCGACGCCGTGTCGCATCGGGAACGGGCCCAACCGTCCCTATCATGATCACGTAGCGCAGCAGCCTGCTCGCGATCGCCCAATGCGCTGCATCCTGGCGATCGACCTGCAGCTTGCACGCCGACGATCACTTTTTCCTGGAGTGTGCTCCATGGACGCACTGCTGTTATCCCGGATCCAGTTCGGGTTCGTCATCGCGTTCCACGTGCTGTTTCCGGCATTCACCATCGGGCTTTCCAGTCTGCTGGCATTTCTGGAATGGCGCTGGCTGCGCACGCGTCTGCCAGTCTGGCGCGAGCTGTATTTTTTCTGGCAGAAGATCTTCGCGGTGTCATTCGGCATGGGCGTGGTCAGCGGCATCGTGATGGCCTTCCAGTTCGGCGCCAACTGGCCGGAATTGAGCCGGATTGCCGGTGGCGTGATCGGGCCGTTGCTGAGCTATGAAGTGCTCACTGCGTTTTTTCTCGAAGCCAGTTTCCTGGGCGTGATGCTGTTCGGCTGGGGGCGCATCTCCGAGCGCCTGCATTTCTTTTCCAGCTGCATGGTGGCGTTGGGCACGCTGGTCTCCACGTTCTGGATTCTCTCGTCCAATAGCTGGTTGCAGACGCCTGCGGGCTTTGATGTGATCGGCGGCATCGTGCATCCGGTGGATTGGTTGAAGATCATCTTCAACCCCTCGTTCCCTTACCGGCTAGCGCATATGGCGCTGGGCTCGTTCATCACCACCTGTTTTGTGGTGGGTGCAGTGGGCGCGTGGTATCTGCACCGCGGTGTGCATCGCGACGCCGGGCTGCGCATGCTCAAGCTGGCCGTGGTGTTTGCCGCAATCACCGTGCCGCTGCAGATCTTCGTCGGCGACATGCAGGGCTTGAACACGCTCAAGCATCAGCCGATGAAGATCGCCGCAATGGAAGCGCATTGGCATGCCGAACAGCCGGGCGAGGGATTTCCGCTGGTGGTGTTTGCGCTGCCCGATGCACAGGCCGAGCGTAATGATGACGAGGTGGCGATTCCGCGCCTGGGCAGCCTGATCCTGACCCACCGCCTGGACGGCAGCATCGCGCCGCTGACCTCGGTGCCGGCAAGCGAGCGCCCGCCGGTGACGCCGGTGTTCTTCGCGTTTCGCATCATGGTGGGGATCGGCTCATTGATGCTGCTGGTTGCCTGGGTGTCTGCGTTCGCGTTGTGGCGCGGCAAGCTGGTGCAGTGGCGCTGGTTGCTGGCGACCTGGCGCTGGATGTTGCCGAGCGGCTTCATTGCGCTGATTTCCGGCTGGTTCGTCACCGAGATCGGCCGGCAGCCCTATGTGGTCTACGGCTTGTTGCGCACCGCCGATGCGGTGGGTCCGCAGTCTGCGCTGATGACCACCATTTCGCTGGTGGTGTACGTGGCTGGCTACGCGTTCGTGTTCGGCTGGGGCATCTGGTACCTGGTCAAGATCGGCAAGCAAGGGCCCACCCCACATGCCAACGCGCCGCATCTGGATCATGGCGAACACACGCCGGCACGCCCGCTTTCGGCAGCGGATGCACCGATCGATGGAGCGGCATGATGGACATGGCGACGGTACTGACGGTGGCGTGGTTTGCGGTGATCGGCTTCGGGGTGCTGATGTACGTGGTGCTGGACGGCTTCGTCCTGGGCATCGGCATCCTGGCGCCGTTCCGCAAGGACGAAGCGCAGCTGGATTTGATGATGAACACTGCCGCGCCGATCTGGGACGGCAACGAAACCTGGCTGGTGCTGTGCGGGGCAGGACTGCTGGCCGCATTTCCCAAGGCGTACGGGGTGATCTTGTCGGCGCTGTATCTGCCGGTGCTGTTGATGGTGATGGCCTTAGTGTTTCGCGGCGTTGCGTTCGAATTCCGCTTCAAGGCGCATCGCTCGCGGCGTTTGTGGAGTCATGCGTTCGCCGTCGGTTCGATCCTGGCCACCTTCGCGCAGGGCGTGATCCTGGGCGCATTGGTGCAAGGCCTGCCGATCAAACATGATCGCTATGTCGGTGGCATCTGGGGGTGGTTCAGTCCGTTCGCGATGCTGACCGGCGCCGCCCTGGTATTCGGTTATGCACTGCTCGGCAGCACCTGGTTGATCCTCAAGACCGAAGGCCATGTGCAGCAGCTGGCGCGGCAGCTGAGCCGGCCGTTGACCATCAGCGTGTTGACCTTCATCGGCCTGGTCAGCGCCTGGTTGCCATCGCTGCAATCGCACGTGATGGAGCGTTGGTTCAGTGGCGCGCATTACCTGTGGCTGATGCCGGTGCCGCTGCTGGTTGCCATCGTGGGGTTCGCGCTGTGGCGTGCCACCGATGCGGAGCGCTCGGAGGCGCTGCCATTCCTGCTGGCGATGGGCCTGTTCGTGCTGGGCTTCCTGGGGCTGGTGCTGGGCATGTGGCCGTATCTGGTGCCGCCGGTCTACACCATCTGGCAAGCCGCCGCGCCGCCGTCGTCGCAGTTGTTTGTGATGGTGGGGCTGGTCATGTTGCTGCCATTGATCCTGGGCTACACGGTGTGGTCGTACCACGTATTCCGCGGCAAGGTCACCACTGACAATGGCTATCACCACTGAAGCGCGCTGGCGGTGTCATGCCATCGCGCGGGCACCGCGCCCGCGCGGCGTTGCGCAGTGTCAGCGCAGGCGCTGCTTGAACATCCATTTCCACATTGCCGGGTCCGCGTAGGTTGCGTCCCAGGCGTTGTGGTTGCCTTCCGGATATTCGCTGTAACGCACATTGGCGCCGACGCCTTTCGCGGCGCGATACAGCGCGCGGTCGTCGTGCGGCGGTACGGAATCGTCCTTGGCGCCATGGAACATCCAGATCGGCACGTGCTTGAGCTGGGTCACTGCCGCGGTGTACGGGTCCGCTTCCTTCGCCACCAGGCTGACGTACAAGGTACGGCGCTCATCGCGCGGTGCCTTGAGTGCGCCGCAGATCGGCACGATTGCCGCAAACCGCTGCGGCTGCATCAGCCCGATTTCCCAGGCGCCATAGCCGCCCATCGAGATGCCGGTGAGGTAGGTGCGCTGCGGGTCGGCGTTGAATTCGGCGCTGGCCGCATCCAGCGTGGCGATCGCCATGCGCGCGTTGACGCCCAGCCATTCTTCGTCGTCGGGGACCTGCGGCAGCACCACAAGTGCGGGAAAGTCGGCGGTGTGTTGGCTCAGATAAGGGCCCACGCCAACTTCGGCCTGGTCGCGCCCGTTATCGCCGCGCTCGCCCGATCCATGCAGGAACAGCACGATCGGGCGCGGCTGCGGCACCTTGGACGCCGGCACGAACACTTGATAGCGGTACAGGCGCCCTTCCAGTTTCAGCGTGCGGGTGACGAAGTGGCCGCGGCGTTCGTTGTGGCGGCGCCCAGCCATGCTGGAACAGCCAGCCACCAGTAGCGCAAGAACAATGACAACAAGACAACGACGAATCACGCAGCTCTCCCGACCGATTACATGGTTGCAGTATTACCGCATGCCGGTGCGCTGGGCTGTCGCGGCGCGGCGATTCCTGTCGAATATTCATCTGCTTGTCGTCATCGCATGCACGGCACATGGGTTCAATGCAATCGCAATCGCTGCAGGTCAGGGCAGCAGGATCAACGTGGCCAGGCCAAGAAAGCTCAGGAAGCCCATCACGTCGGTCAAGGTGGTCAGGATCACGCCACCGGCCAATGCCGGATCGAAGCCCAAGCGTTTCAACGTCACCGGCACCAGCACCCCGCCGGAAGCGGCAGTGAGCATGTTCACCGTCAATGCGGTGCCGATCACCAGCGACAGCATCGGCTGCCGTAACCAGACCAGCACGATCACGCCAAGCCCGATGCCCAGGCACAGCCCGTTGATCAGCGCGACAGTGAGCTCCTTCTTGAGCAAGGTCATCACGTTGGACGAGCCGATCTGGCCCAGCGCCAAGCCGCGGACCATCAGTGCCAACACCTGGGTGCCTGCATTGCCGCCCATGCCGGCCACGATCGGCATCAGCGCCGCCAGCGCCACCAGTTTTTCGATGCTGCCTTCGAACCTGCTGACCACGCTGGAGGCCAGAAACGCGGTGCACAGATTGATGCTCAGCCAGATCAGGCGGCGCCGGAATGCGCGCCGTGCCGGGCTGAACATGTCTTCGTCTTCGTCCAGGCCGGCTGCGCTCATGGCCTGGTGCTCGGCCTGCTCGCGGATGATGTCGACCACGTCGTCGATGGTGATGCGGCCGAGCAGGATGTTGTTGTCGTCCACCACCGGCGCCGAGATCCAGTCGTGGTCGGAGAAGCGCCGCGCCACTTCGTCGGACCCATCGCCGACATCGATCGCCGGCTGCTCGTCGTCGATCAGCCGGTTGACCGGGGTGCTGTCTTCATGGGTCACCAGCGCAGCCAGCGGCACCCGGCCCAGGTATTGATGGCGCCGGCTCACCACGTACAGGTGATCGGTGTGGTCGGGCAGCTCGCCCCGCAGGCGCAGATAGCGCAGCACCACATCCACGTTGACGTCGGCGCGCACGGTGACCACGTCCGGATTCATCAGACGTCCGGCGGTGTCTTCCGGATACGACAGCACCTGCTCGAGGCGCTCGCGGTTTTCGCGGTCCATCGACTTGAGCACTTCGTCGATGACGGTGTCGGGCAGGTCTTCGACCAGGTTGGCCAGATCGTCGATGTCCAGGTCTTCGACCGCAGCCACGATCTCGTCCGGGTCCATGTCGGCCAGCAGGCTTTCGCGCACTTCGTCGCCGACGTGCAGCAGCACTTCGCCATCGTCTTCTGGATCGACCAGCCCCCACACCACTTCGCGCTTGCCTGGCGGCAGCGATTCGAGCAGGTTGCCGATCTCCGCTGGCGCCAGCGTATTGACCAACCGGCGTACCGGCCCCAGGCGTCCACTATCCAGCGCGTCGGACAGCAAGCGGAGCTGGCGCGCGGTTCTGTCGTGGCGGACGGCTTCGGCCATGCGGCTCCCCGGAAGAGTGGACGCGTCATGCGTGGAAGACGCGGTGCTGGGTCAGCGCGGCATTATCGCTTGCACATGGTGACCAAACATACAGTGTCGCTGCAGCGTGTTTGCGCAGTGCGTGCGCAATGGACACATCCAGGCGGCGAGGGCTGCTGGAAACGTTTGGGGAACGGTGCGCGATTGGCTGGGTAGGCAGCATCGTCGAAGCGCTTATCGAGGACCAAATGCGTGGGCTTTAAGCCATCAGCCACGTTGCTGACGGTTGCGTGCGCCGCACACAGCAATTACCGCAGCAGCCCTTGTGCATGGCCCGCCAACCATTTTTCGATGCCCTTGCGGTCGCGGGCGCGCAGCAATTTTTCGCCGTGAACTCCTAACTCCCCCAGATGGATGTCGCGCACCGCGCGGCGCACTTCCAGCAAGGTCGCCGGATGCAGGCTGAACTCGGTGAGCCCCAACGCCAGCAGCATCGGCACGAAGCACGGGTCGCCGGCGATCTCGCCGCACACCGCCACCGGCTTGCCATGGGTGCGCCCGGTGGCGATCACCTGCGCGATCAACCGCAACACCGCCGGATGCAAGGGCGAATACAGCTCGCCCAGTGCCTCGTTGTTGCGATCCACCGCCAGCAGGTACTGCACCAGGTCGTTGGTACCGATCGACAGGAAATCGATATCGTCGATGAAGCAATCCAGCGCCAATGCTGCGGCCGGCACTTCGATCATTGCACCCAGCGGAATGTGCTCGGCGATCTCGTGGCCTTCCTCGCGCAGCTGCGCGGTGAGCTTCTTCAACTGCTTGCGCAGCAGCAGGATTTCTTCGCGGCCGCTGACCATCGGCACCAGGATGCGCACCGGCCCGTAGCCGGACGCACGCAGAATCGCGCGTAATTGCGTCTGTGCCACCGCCGGCCGTGCCAGCGACAGCCGCACGCCGCGCAGGCCCAGCGCAGGGTTGTCCTCATCAACGAGGGTCAGACCGGTGCGGTCGGCCTTGTCGGCGCCCAGATCCAGCGTGCGGATGGTGACCGGGCGGCCACTCATGCCCAGCACGGTATCGCGATAGGCATGGAACTGTTCGTCTTCGTCCGGCAGTTCGTTGCGCTGCAGGAACAGGAATTCGGTGCGATACAAGCCCAAACCGCTGGCGCCGAGCGCATGCGCTTTTGCCACGTCTTCCAGCGATTCGGCGTTGGCCAGCAGGGTGATATCGACGTTGTCGCGCGTGCGCGTGGGCTTGGAGCGCAACCGCCCCAGCTCGCGCTGTTCCTTGGCCAACGCGCGCAGGCGCTCGCGGTAGTCGCGCAGATGTTCGGGCTTGGGGTCGACGATCACCTGGCCCGAGCTGGCATCGACGATCAGCACATCGCCATCTTCGATGCGCTGCACCGCCTCGCTCACACCGACCACCAACGGCAGGTGCAGGCTGCGCGCCAGGATCGCGCTATGCGACAGCGCACTGCCGGCCGTGGTGACGATGCCGACGACCCCTTGCGCCTGCAGCTGCGCCAGCTCGGACGGGGCGACGTTGTCGCACACCAGGATCTCGCCGGCCACGCCCTTCAAGTCGGGCGCGCGCTTGTGCAAAAACGCATGGATGCGGCCGATCACGTGATCCAGATCGTCCATGCGACTCTTGAGGTACGCATCCTCCATCCCGTCGAA encodes:
- a CDS encoding ISL3-like element ISXoo13 family transposase, whose translation is MTAKVFEAALGIGAPWSVGAVEFDEATKVLTVPVDFKPGTRFKVSGQKGLHPVHDTVVKTYRHLNFFQHECYLKVRTPRVKLGDGSVRLVEPDFAGRLSGFTLLFEALVLMLSQQMPFAAVARIVGESAYRCMQVCNRYVEMALEQADFSDVTSLAIDETSRARGHDYVTLAADAQARRVIFVTEGRDAKAVKALADDLAAHGCPPEQITSVSIDMSPAFIKGVSEQLPNAQITFDKFHVVGHANAAVDKTRRIEQRTEKSLKGMRWTLLKDVFSLKPTAGAALHGLITAPKLTRTARAWLYKEQLREALDRKQINVMRERLKHWCVCVMRSKVEAMKEVAALVRRHMDGIVAWAQTRQTNGFLEAINGLFQSAKRRARGFKRLSTIKTVIFLIAGKLDFQTFNPHARQPT
- a CDS encoding cytochrome ubiquinol oxidase subunit I, translating into MDALLLSRIQFGFVIAFHVLFPAFTIGLSSLLAFLEWRWLRTRLPVWRELYFFWQKIFAVSFGMGVVSGIVMAFQFGANWPELSRIAGGVIGPLLSYEVLTAFFLEASFLGVMLFGWGRISERLHFFSSCMVALGTLVSTFWILSSNSWLQTPAGFDVIGGIVHPVDWLKIIFNPSFPYRLAHMALGSFITTCFVVGAVGAWYLHRGVHRDAGLRMLKLAVVFAAITVPLQIFVGDMQGLNTLKHQPMKIAAMEAHWHAEQPGEGFPLVVFALPDAQAERNDDEVAIPRLGSLILTHRLDGSIAPLTSVPASERPPVTPVFFAFRIMVGIGSLMLLVAWVSAFALWRGKLVQWRWLLATWRWMLPSGFIALISGWFVTEIGRQPYVVYGLLRTADAVGPQSALMTTISLVVYVAGYAFVFGWGIWYLVKIGKQGPTPHANAPHLDHGEHTPARPLSAADAPIDGAA
- the cydB gene encoding cytochrome d ubiquinol oxidase subunit II, with the protein product MDMATVLTVAWFAVIGFGVLMYVVLDGFVLGIGILAPFRKDEAQLDLMMNTAAPIWDGNETWLVLCGAGLLAAFPKAYGVILSALYLPVLLMVMALVFRGVAFEFRFKAHRSRRLWSHAFAVGSILATFAQGVILGALVQGLPIKHDRYVGGIWGWFSPFAMLTGAALVFGYALLGSTWLILKTEGHVQQLARQLSRPLTISVLTFIGLVSAWLPSLQSHVMERWFSGAHYLWLMPVPLLVAIVGFALWRATDAERSEALPFLLAMGLFVLGFLGLVLGMWPYLVPPVYTIWQAAAPPSSQLFVMVGLVMLLPLILGYTVWSYHVFRGKVTTDNGYHH
- a CDS encoding prolyl oligopeptidase family serine peptidase, which codes for MAGRRHNERRGHFVTRTLKLEGRLYRYQVFVPASKVPQPRPIVLFLHGSGERGDNGRDQAEVGVGPYLSQHTADFPALVVLPQVPDDEEWLGVNARMAIATLDAASAEFNADPQRTYLTGISMGGYGAWEIGLMQPQRFAAIVPICGALKAPRDERRTLYVSLVAKEADPYTAAVTQLKHVPIWMFHGAKDDSVPPHDDRALYRAAKGVGANVRYSEYPEGNHNAWDATYADPAMWKWMFKQRLR
- the mgtE gene encoding magnesium transporter; the protein is MAEAVRHDRTARQLRLLSDALDSGRLGPVRRLVNTLAPAEIGNLLESLPPGKREVVWGLVDPEDDGEVLLHVGDEVRESLLADMDPDEIVAAVEDLDIDDLANLVEDLPDTVIDEVLKSMDRENRERLEQVLSYPEDTAGRLMNPDVVTVRADVNVDVVLRYLRLRGELPDHTDHLYVVSRRHQYLGRVPLAALVTHEDSTPVNRLIDDEQPAIDVGDGSDEVARRFSDHDWISAPVVDDNNILLGRITIDDVVDIIREQAEHQAMSAAGLDEDEDMFSPARRAFRRRLIWLSINLCTAFLASSVVSRFEGSIEKLVALAALMPIVAGMGGNAGTQVLALMVRGLALGQIGSSNVMTLLKKELTVALINGLCLGIGLGVIVLVWLRQPMLSLVIGTALTVNMLTAASGGVLVPVTLKRLGFDPALAGGVILTTLTDVMGFLSFLGLATLILLP
- the ptsP gene encoding phosphoenolpyruvate--protein phosphotransferase → MSLRLRGHGAARGNALGRARVRQSHTLEVAEQRVPANQVETQLQRLHAAIESARGEMQQLRDRLHGALAREVGEFLELHALLLDDPELLQGLDELIRTHRYSADYALRVQRDRLAAVFDGMEDAYLKSRMDDLDHVIGRIHAFLHKRAPDLKGVAGEILVCDNVAPSELAQLQAQGVVGIVTTAGSALSHSAILARSLHLPLVVGVSEAVQRIEDGDVLIVDASSGQVIVDPKPEHLRDYRERLRALAKEQRELGRLRSKPTRTRDNVDITLLANAESLEDVAKAHALGASGLGLYRTEFLFLQRNELPDEDEQFHAYRDTVLGMSGRPVTIRTLDLGADKADRTGLTLVDEDNPALGLRGVRLSLARPAVAQTQLRAILRASGYGPVRILVPMVSGREEILLLRKQLKKLTAQLREEGHEIAEHIPLGAMIEVPAAALALDCFIDDIDFLSIGTNDLVQYLLAVDRNNEALGELYSPLHPAVLRLIAQVIATGRTHGKPVAVCGEIAGDPCFVPMLLALGLTEFSLHPATLLEVRRAVRDIHLGELGVHGEKLLRARDRKGIEKWLAGHAQGLLR